A genomic segment from Vagococcus zengguangii encodes:
- a CDS encoding RecQ family ATP-dependent DNA helicase: MDQVFNVLKQRFGHQTFRPGQEKTIRAILDEQQVVSVLPTGTGKSLCYQLPSYLLNGQVIIVSPLISLMEDQVRSLIKHGEKHVVAINSQLSLEERQWVFQRLNQYRFIFVTPESLMNRELINRLKHLSISMFVVDEAHCISTWGIDFRPDYERLYSVIKELSYPKVLALTATATSQVLMDIKEKLFNMSLPIQTINTSVNRPNIYYHVEEMQATATKNEWLRVFVSRYQGPGMIYCTTRKDTEAVSQFLKEKTSLKVAYYHGGMNGVERANIQQQFIQGSLDCLVATSAFGMGVDKGNIRYVIHYQLPNSLESYVQESGRAGRDGQQSVSIVLYDENDQRIHHYFRKELENEWQTYAQLTEMEDISKDSYSDIQTKWFDYQEKERFSKEELENRIKQRLQDKQNQVNQMLFFLNTNACRREVILKYFGHESIEAQEICCDNCNEFSQEGLPIGLYGEKLKNHQQKIKKPEEIIKKLFNS, translated from the coding sequence ATGGATCAAGTATTTAATGTTTTAAAGCAGCGTTTTGGTCATCAAACGTTTCGGCCGGGGCAAGAAAAGACGATTAGAGCGATTTTAGATGAACAACAGGTTGTTAGTGTGTTACCCACTGGTACTGGAAAGTCGTTGTGTTATCAATTGCCCAGTTATTTATTAAATGGTCAAGTCATCATCGTATCTCCTTTAATTTCGTTAATGGAAGATCAAGTGCGAAGTTTAATAAAGCATGGGGAAAAACATGTGGTCGCGATTAATAGTCAACTTTCTCTTGAAGAACGACAATGGGTTTTTCAGCGTTTAAATCAATATCGCTTTATTTTTGTGACACCTGAATCGTTGATGAATCGTGAGTTAATTAACCGTTTAAAGCATTTGTCGATTTCTATGTTCGTCGTCGATGAAGCGCATTGCATTTCAACATGGGGCATTGATTTTCGTCCTGATTATGAACGACTTTATTCAGTTATTAAAGAGCTTTCTTATCCTAAAGTGCTAGCTTTAACAGCTACTGCAACATCACAAGTGTTAATGGATATCAAAGAGAAATTATTTAATATGTCACTGCCTATTCAGACAATTAACACGTCTGTGAATCGTCCGAATATTTATTATCATGTCGAAGAGATGCAAGCTACAGCTACTAAAAATGAATGGTTGCGAGTATTTGTTAGTCGTTACCAAGGTCCAGGTATGATTTACTGCACAACTCGTAAAGATACTGAAGCTGTCAGTCAGTTTTTAAAGGAGAAAACATCTCTAAAGGTAGCCTATTATCATGGAGGGATGAATGGAGTGGAGCGGGCTAACATTCAGCAACAATTTATTCAAGGATCATTGGATTGTTTAGTTGCCACAAGTGCTTTTGGAATGGGAGTTGATAAAGGGAATATCCGTTATGTTATCCATTATCAGTTGCCTAATAGTTTAGAAAGTTATGTACAGGAATCTGGTAGAGCGGGTAGGGATGGGCAACAATCTGTTTCAATAGTCTTATATGATGAAAACGACCAACGTATTCATCATTATTTTAGAAAAGAACTCGAAAACGAATGGCAAACGTATGCTCAATTAACCGAGATGGAAGATATATCAAAAGATAGCTATTCCGATATCCAAACAAAATGGTTTGATTACCAGGAAAAAGAGCGGTTTTCAAAAGAGGAATTAGAAAATCGCATTAAACAACGATTACAGGATAAACAAAATCAAGTGAATCAAATGCTGTTCTTTTTGAACACAAACGCTTGTCGTCGCGAAGTTATTTTAAAGTATTTTGGTCATGAGTCTATTGAAGCACAAGAAATTTGCTGTGATAATTGTAACGAGTTCTCACAAGAAGGATTACCAATTGGTTTGTACGGTGAGAAGTTAAAAAATCACCAGCAAAAAATAAAAAAACCCGAAGAAATTATAAAGAAACTGTTTAATTCATAG
- a CDS encoding helix-turn-helix domain-containing protein, whose protein sequence is MTYSIDDFILSLFAHGHKVRASTLYQLLKGKRTISIISYGFLYDVLRYFAIFSRLPDYQYQEIIDRLLRSQCLLERDGKVMITTKGKKHLNDCQLSISFEHLNSFKHYRHDESFKNLLLFIIQVTSELSYDNNEYVPIELNGYQQMLVKRWLASQLADISKKELVDQLANELSEVSRFFNDDEIKGSLLFGQMSGHEWTGYTLSQLSAELGISSIEAVLRDRELMHHLIDLLDTNPDQIPLLKTIFQLVARYPYNQSAHQSYELFKKTCDFQYVMNQRRIKQSTLEEHLLEFAIIDEKFPYDFFLHPELLQVFIHLNELFPNEKEWSFKVIETNSQVPVTYFEMRLYQIYKQRMTNNGSSI, encoded by the coding sequence ATGACATATAGTATTGATGACTTTATTTTATCCCTATTTGCTCACGGCCACAAGGTTAGAGCTTCGACATTATATCAATTATTAAAAGGAAAACGTACTATTTCAATTATTTCATACGGTTTTCTGTACGATGTCTTAAGATATTTTGCCATTTTTTCACGATTGCCTGATTATCAATACCAAGAAATAATTGATCGTTTATTGCGTTCACAATGTTTATTAGAACGTGATGGAAAAGTCATGATTACGACTAAAGGTAAAAAGCACTTAAATGATTGTCAATTGTCGATTAGCTTCGAACACTTAAATAGCTTTAAGCATTATCGCCATGACGAATCCTTTAAGAATTTGTTATTGTTTATTATTCAAGTAACCAGTGAACTGTCTTACGATAATAATGAGTATGTGCCAATCGAATTGAATGGTTATCAACAAATGCTTGTGAAGCGTTGGTTAGCTAGTCAGCTAGCTGATATATCAAAAAAAGAACTGGTCGATCAGCTAGCTAATGAGCTATCAGAAGTAAGTCGTTTTTTCAATGATGATGAAATTAAAGGGTCATTATTGTTTGGTCAGATGAGCGGACATGAATGGACAGGCTACACGCTATCTCAATTAAGTGCCGAATTAGGAATAAGTTCTATCGAGGCTGTGTTACGTGATCGTGAGTTAATGCATCATTTAATTGATCTTCTAGATACCAACCCTGATCAAATTCCATTACTTAAGACTATTTTTCAATTGGTTGCGCGCTATCCATATAATCAAAGTGCCCATCAAAGTTATGAATTGTTTAAGAAAACCTGCGATTTTCAGTATGTGATGAATCAGCGTCGTATTAAACAAAGTACCTTAGAAGAACATCTTTTAGAATTTGCGATAATAGACGAGAAGTTTCCATATGACTTTTTTTTACATCCGGAGTTACTTCAGGTGTTTATCCATCTCAATGAGTTATTTCCAAACGAAAAAGAGTGGAGCTTTAAAGTGATTGAAACAAACAGTCAAGTACCTGTTACTTATTTTGAAATGCGACTCTATCAAATTTATAAACAAAGGATGACGAATAATGGATCAAGTATTTAA
- a CDS encoding ferredoxin, with protein MLTKIIPENCIACGLCQLKAPDIFDYTADGIVIFQEDDQLREKNIPSELEEQCLAAYKKCPTRAILIEKTTK; from the coding sequence ATGTTAACCAAAATTATACCAGAAAATTGTATTGCATGTGGACTATGCCAACTAAAAGCACCAGATATTTTTGACTATACAGCCGATGGTATCGTTATTTTTCAAGAAGACGACCAATTACGAGAAAAAAATATTCCAAGCGAATTAGAAGAACAATGTCTTGCAGCATACAAAAAGTGCCCGACTCGGGCTATTTTGATTGAAAAAACGACAAAATAA
- a CDS encoding ECF transporter S component: MKKSKVQRMVIIAMLAAVSFVLMFFAFPILPTVPFMKVDFSEIPILIGTFILGPIAGIGIAALRSILHLLSTGFSIPNMIGDLASFLAAIALILPIYYIYKNKHNNVGLVFGLVVGVVTSTVVMSLANYSFILPVYAKFAGFVLPGTMADYIFLGVVPFNLVKGVIVNTLFFAVYKSLVPWLNKKEESAKNYVI, encoded by the coding sequence TTGAAAAAGAGTAAAGTACAACGTATGGTGATTATTGCCATGCTAGCAGCCGTGTCATTTGTGTTAATGTTTTTCGCGTTTCCAATCTTGCCAACCGTTCCATTCATGAAAGTCGATTTTAGTGAAATTCCTATTTTAATAGGGACATTCATTCTAGGTCCGATTGCGGGTATTGGTATAGCAGCGTTGCGATCAATTTTGCATCTATTATCAACAGGTTTCAGTATTCCTAATATGATTGGTGATTTAGCCAGCTTCTTAGCGGCAATCGCTTTAATTTTACCAATCTATTACATTTACAAAAACAAGCACAACAATGTAGGTTTAGTTTTTGGACTTGTAGTAGGGGTAGTGACATCAACTGTTGTTATGTCACTGGCTAACTATAGTTTTATTCTTCCTGTCTACGCTAAGTTTGCAGGCTTTGTACTACCAGGAACAATGGCCGACTATATTTTCTTGGGTGTCGTTCCATTTAATTTGGTTAAAGGCGTTATCGTGAATACCTTGTTCTTTGCGGTGTACAAAAGCTTAGTGCCATGGTTAAATAAAAAAGAAGAATCAGCAAAAAATTACGTAATATAA
- a CDS encoding pseudouridine synthase: MEEVRLQKFLAQSGVASRRKSEELIAQGKVTVNGKKVTEMGVKVTKKDVIEVNGIPLTREENVYFMLYKPRGVVSTVSDDKDRTVVTDFLPGVHERIFPVGRLDYDTSGLLLLTNDGEFTNKLTHPSYEVDKVYVTKVKGIPTQKDLQKLEKGIRLEGRKTAPAKVMILSRDKANQTAIVELTIHEGRNHQVKKMMEAIGYPVVKLKRERYGNLDLKGLAPGQYRRLTPKEVKDLMNLDKQD, from the coding sequence ATGGAAGAAGTTAGATTACAGAAGTTCCTTGCCCAAAGCGGTGTGGCTTCAAGAAGAAAATCAGAGGAATTAATCGCTCAAGGGAAAGTAACAGTTAATGGTAAAAAAGTGACAGAGATGGGCGTTAAAGTGACGAAGAAAGATGTTATCGAGGTTAATGGAATTCCGTTAACACGCGAAGAAAATGTTTACTTTATGTTATATAAACCTAGAGGCGTTGTGTCGACAGTTTCTGACGATAAAGATCGTACGGTTGTAACGGATTTTCTACCAGGAGTTCATGAACGAATTTTCCCAGTAGGGCGTTTAGATTATGATACTTCAGGGTTATTACTATTAACGAACGATGGTGAGTTCACGAATAAATTAACGCATCCAAGTTACGAAGTGGATAAAGTTTATGTAACAAAAGTTAAAGGAATTCCTACGCAAAAAGATTTACAAAAATTAGAAAAAGGTATTCGTTTAGAAGGCCGAAAAACCGCGCCAGCAAAAGTGATGATTCTATCACGTGATAAAGCGAACCAAACAGCGATTGTTGAGTTAACGATTCATGAAGGACGTAATCATCAAGTTAAGAAGATGATGGAAGCAATTGGCTATCCTGTTGTTAAACTTAAGCGTGAACGTTACGGTAATTTAGATTTAAAAGGTTTAGCACCTGGTCAATATCGTCGCTTAACACCAAAAGAAGTAAAAGACTTAATGAACTTAGACAAACAAGATTAA
- the scpB gene encoding SMC-Scp complex subunit ScpB, producing the protein MTSLQSKIEALLFVVGQEGVSIDELAYYTQQPTSIIYQEIEHLMNKYQQDENSALNILEVGTQFVLTTKKEMAELLKDYAQSSLSHNLSQAALESLSIVAYKQPITRVEIDEIRGVQSAGSLQKLLSRNLIEERGRLDGPGRPILYGTTNYFMNYFGLETLNDLPSIEEMEKEFAEELPTDLFFDRFKEEIAVEPEASFDSQDLTDYLNEQQIKTSE; encoded by the coding sequence ATGACCTCTTTACAAAGTAAGATAGAAGCGTTATTGTTTGTCGTAGGGCAAGAAGGTGTCTCTATAGACGAACTGGCCTACTATACACAGCAACCAACAAGTATTATCTATCAAGAAATAGAACATTTAATGAATAAATATCAACAAGATGAAAACTCCGCCTTAAATATTTTAGAAGTTGGGACGCAATTTGTACTAACGACTAAAAAAGAAATGGCAGAACTATTAAAAGATTATGCGCAATCGTCATTGTCTCATAATTTGTCTCAAGCAGCCCTGGAGTCGTTATCAATTGTCGCTTATAAGCAACCTATTACTAGGGTGGAAATTGATGAAATCCGTGGCGTTCAATCAGCAGGTTCTTTACAGAAACTGCTTTCTCGTAATTTAATTGAAGAGCGAGGTCGTTTGGATGGGCCAGGACGTCCAATTTTGTATGGTACTACTAATTATTTCATGAACTATTTTGGTTTAGAAACACTGAATGATTTACCGTCGATTGAAGAGATGGAAAAAGAATTTGCAGAAGAGTTACCGACCGATTTGTTCTTTGATCGATTCAAGGAAGAAATAGCGGTAGAACCAGAAGCTAGTTTTGATTCACAAGATTTAACCGACTATTTGAATGAACAACAAATAAAAACTAGCGAGTAA
- a CDS encoding segregation/condensation protein A, protein MVELNLKLEVFEGPLDLLLHLIKTLEVDIYDIPIAQITSQYMKFIHSMKELQLEVAGEYMVMAATLMSIKSKMLLPKQELIFNDDDLMAEEDPRDALVAQLLEYRKFKYAAGVLKEKEQQRGDYYSKGPMDLDHYQEEIPELEPDQVTTIDLFFAFHDVLERRKHKIKQETTIKPDKNSIEAQMNWIENQIKSADKTRGLSFDSLFQTYTRSEIVTTFMAMLELIKKKSIIARQAEPYAPILLFENSIEEVE, encoded by the coding sequence ATGGTAGAATTGAATTTAAAATTAGAGGTATTTGAAGGACCTCTTGATTTATTATTGCATTTAATTAAAACCTTAGAGGTGGATATTTATGATATTCCGATAGCGCAAATCACTTCTCAATACATGAAATTCATTCATTCCATGAAAGAGCTTCAATTAGAAGTGGCCGGTGAGTATATGGTAATGGCTGCGACGTTAATGTCAATTAAAAGTAAAATGTTATTGCCAAAACAAGAGCTTATTTTTAACGATGATGACCTAATGGCCGAAGAAGATCCTCGGGACGCGCTAGTTGCCCAACTTCTAGAGTATCGTAAATTTAAGTACGCAGCGGGTGTTTTAAAAGAAAAAGAGCAACAACGTGGGGACTATTATTCAAAAGGGCCAATGGACTTAGATCATTATCAAGAAGAAATACCTGAACTTGAACCAGACCAAGTCACTACGATTGATTTGTTTTTTGCCTTTCATGATGTTTTAGAGCGACGTAAACATAAAATAAAACAAGAAACGACGATTAAACCGGATAAAAATTCGATTGAAGCACAAATGAATTGGATTGAAAACCAAATTAAATCAGCTGATAAAACGCGTGGCCTGTCATTTGACTCTTTATTTCAAACGTATACTCGTAGTGAGATTGTCACGACATTTATGGCAATGTTAGAGCTGATCAAGAAAAAATCGATTATCGCACGCCAAGCAGAGCCATACGCGCCCATCCTATTATTTGAAAACAGTATAGAAGAAGTGGAGTAA
- the xerD gene encoding site-specific tyrosine recombinase XerD: MNESVEEYIHHLKVERGLSKNSIESYTRDLRQYLAFLEKEGLTEWQVVDRYHVLAFLKQLSDEGKSAATSIRMVSTLRKFHQFLRLERITDQDPMQYVDTPKKGSTLPKTLSLSEVEKIIDAPDTNTILGIRDRAIFEVMYATGLRVTELITLKLDNLHLSLGLIQTIGKGDKERIIPLGDHAIKWINTYLDEARPFLADVQKPTNILFLNHRGGGFSRQGIWKNLKQYVVQTGIKSEVTPHTLRHSFATHLLENGADLRVVQELLGHSDISTTQIYTHITKKRMAEVYKQYFPRA, translated from the coding sequence ATGAACGAATCAGTTGAAGAATATATTCATCATTTAAAAGTTGAACGCGGATTATCAAAAAATAGTATTGAAAGCTATACACGAGATTTACGTCAGTACTTAGCTTTTTTGGAAAAAGAAGGCTTAACAGAATGGCAAGTGGTTGATCGCTATCATGTCTTGGCGTTCTTGAAACAACTAAGTGATGAAGGCAAATCAGCAGCGACTAGTATTAGAATGGTGTCAACCTTACGTAAGTTTCATCAATTTTTACGCTTGGAACGTATTACTGATCAGGATCCTATGCAATACGTTGATACACCTAAAAAAGGGAGCACGTTACCGAAAACATTGTCTCTATCAGAAGTCGAAAAAATCATTGATGCACCTGATACTAATACCATTTTAGGAATTCGAGATCGTGCTATATTCGAAGTGATGTACGCAACAGGACTTCGCGTGACAGAATTAATTACCTTGAAACTAGACAATCTTCATTTATCACTTGGCCTGATTCAAACAATCGGTAAGGGTGATAAAGAGCGTATTATTCCGTTAGGTGATCACGCGATTAAATGGATTAATACCTATTTAGACGAGGCTCGACCATTCCTTGCTGATGTACAGAAACCAACCAATATATTATTTTTAAATCATCGTGGTGGAGGGTTCTCTCGTCAAGGTATTTGGAAAAATCTAAAGCAATACGTTGTCCAAACAGGGATTAAAAGCGAGGTAACACCTCATACGTTGCGTCATAGTTTTGCGACCCATCTCTTAGAAAATGGCGCAGATTTACGTGTTGTCCAAGAGTTGCTGGGACATTCGGATATTTCGACGACTCAAATTTATACACACATTACCAAAAAACGAATGGCTGAAGTTTACAAGCAATATTTCCCTAGAGCGTAA
- a CDS encoding Fur family transcriptional regulator — MSEKQIESIRTQLHDGGYKLTPQREATVQVLIENEKDHLTAEEIYLLVKMKSHDIGLATVYRTLEMLTELKIIDKISFTDGVARYDLRKEGAKHFHHHLLCLECGDIEEIEEDLLLEVEKLVERDFRFKVSDHRLTFHGVCHKCQTN; from the coding sequence ATGTCAGAAAAGCAAATTGAATCAATTCGGACCCAACTGCATGATGGTGGCTATAAATTAACACCTCAACGAGAGGCAACTGTCCAAGTTTTAATTGAGAATGAAAAAGATCATTTAACCGCTGAAGAAATCTATTTATTAGTTAAAATGAAAAGTCATGATATCGGTTTGGCTACTGTTTATCGAACCTTAGAAATGCTTACAGAACTAAAAATTATTGATAAAATTAGTTTTACAGATGGTGTAGCACGCTATGATTTGCGAAAAGAAGGGGCTAAACATTTTCACCATCATTTATTATGTTTAGAGTGTGGCGACATTGAAGAAATTGAGGAAGATTTATTATTAGAAGTCGAAAAACTTGTTGAACGAGATTTTCGTTTCAAAGTAAGCGATCATCGTTTAACTTTTCATGGCGTTTGTCATAAGTGTCAAACCAATTAA
- a CDS encoding MFS transporter, with protein MLSSQKNEKKQSVFGKLALIQGLYWVMFCSVSGFATVYMLDRGISDAMVGIIIAIASLISVVVQIATGFIMEKMPSLSLRKIISGSLLTMGVINLLLMFFNQSDALIALLYCLAVVLLYNVQPLMTSLVYEYVNAGYRVSFSITRGIGSGTYALTSFLLGGWLAKHSSLSIPVVTTVVAFFLLALLFYLPHIADDRNVLNKTVHEEKQVTTNLLKKYPSLLPLLVAIAMVFTFHTIVNVFLPQIITHVNGTKSQVGYAIAIASVVEIPVMFGFQWLERKFKVRNLLKISVIFFFIRSVLYLVAGNFLQIVPVQLLQMFSFAIITPAYAHYINELTEKKDNVKGQTFVMAAVTAGNVFGSFIGGQIITYGGVKNMLGLGVAVMVIGVIAMFYSMKVDKLQTNH; from the coding sequence ATGTTGAGCAGTCAAAAAAATGAAAAAAAACAGTCTGTATTCGGGAAACTAGCATTAATTCAAGGTTTGTATTGGGTCATGTTTTGTAGTGTGAGTGGGTTTGCGACCGTTTATATGTTGGATCGTGGAATCAGTGATGCAATGGTCGGTATCATTATTGCTATCGCGAGTCTGATTTCGGTAGTTGTTCAAATAGCAACAGGTTTTATAATGGAAAAAATGCCAAGTTTAAGTTTAAGAAAAATTATTAGTGGTAGTCTGTTGACGATGGGAGTCATTAATCTATTATTAATGTTTTTCAATCAATCTGATGCCTTAATTGCGCTACTCTATTGTTTGGCTGTCGTTTTGTTATACAATGTGCAACCACTCATGACCAGTCTGGTATACGAATACGTCAACGCTGGCTATCGTGTATCATTCTCAATTACTCGTGGGATTGGTTCTGGAACGTATGCCCTAACGTCTTTCTTATTAGGGGGATGGTTAGCGAAACATAGCAGTTTATCTATTCCTGTTGTGACGACAGTCGTCGCGTTCTTCTTATTAGCGTTACTGTTTTACTTGCCTCACATAGCTGATGACAGAAATGTTTTGAATAAGACTGTCCATGAAGAAAAGCAGGTAACAACTAATTTATTAAAAAAATATCCTAGTTTACTCCCGTTGCTTGTGGCAATTGCGATGGTTTTTACCTTCCACACGATAGTTAACGTGTTCTTGCCTCAAATAATTACCCATGTAAATGGTACGAAAAGTCAAGTAGGTTATGCCATCGCCATTGCTAGTGTAGTTGAAATTCCAGTAATGTTTGGTTTTCAGTGGTTAGAAAGAAAATTTAAGGTTCGTAACTTATTGAAAATTTCGGTCATTTTCTTCTTTATTCGTAGCGTGTTGTATCTAGTTGCAGGAAACTTCTTGCAAATTGTTCCGGTTCAATTGCTCCAAATGTTTTCATTTGCAATCATAACTCCAGCATACGCTCATTATATTAATGAACTAACGGAGAAAAAGGATAATGTGAAAGGGCAAACGTTTGTAATGGCTGCAGTGACAGCTGGGAATGTTTTTGGTAGTTTTATTGGTGGACAAATCATCACTTATGGTGGGGTCAAAAACATGTTAGGATTAGGCGTCGCCGTGATGGTGATTGGTGTAATTGCTATGTTTTACAGCATGAAAGTCGATAAATTGCAAACAAATCATTAG